One segment of Capricornis sumatraensis isolate serow.1 chromosome 23, serow.2, whole genome shotgun sequence DNA contains the following:
- the CYP26C1 gene encoding cytochrome P450 26C1 — protein sequence MLPWGLSCLSVLGAVGTALLGAGLLLSLAQHLWTLRWTLSRDRASALPLPKGSMGWPFFGETLHWLVQGSRFHSSRRERYGTVFKTHLLGRPVIRVSGAENVRTVLLGEHRLVRSQWPQSAHILLGSHTLLGAVGESHRQRRKILARAFSRAALERYVPRLQGALRREVRSWCAAHGPVAVYEAAKALTFRMAARILLGLRLDEAQCSELARIFEQFVENLFSLPLDVPFSGLRKGIRARDQLHRHLEEAIAQKLLEDKSAVEPGDALDGIIHSTRELGHELSVQELKESAVELLFAAFFTTASASTSLVLLLLQHPAAIAKIQQELAAQGLGRACGCAPAASGGGAGPPPDCGCEPDLSLAALGHLRYVGCVVKEVLRLLPPVSGGYRTALRTFELDGYQIPKGWNVMYSIRDTHETAAVYRSPPEGFDPERFGTAGDDARGAAGRFHYIPFGGGARSCLGQELAQTVLQLLAVELVRTARWELATPAFPAMQTVPIVHPVDGLRLFFHPLASPAAQDGQRL from the exons ATGTTACCCTGGGGGCTGAGCTGCCTGTCCGTGCTGGGGGCGGTGGGCACCGCGCTCCTGGGCGCGGGCCTGCTACTCAGCCTGGCGCAGCACCTCTGGACGCTCCGCTGGACGCTGAGTCGGGACCGAgcctctgccctgcccctgcccaaaGGCTCCATGGGCTGGCCCTTCTTCGGGGAAACGCTGCACTGGTTAGTTCAG GGCTCGCGCTTCCACAGCTCCCGCAGGGAGCGCTACGGGACGGTGTTCAAGACGCACCTGCTGGGCAGGCCAGTGATCCGCGTGAGCGGCGCGGAGAACGTGCGCACAGTCCTGCTGGGCGAGCACCGCCTTGTGCGTAGCCAGTGGCCGCAGAGTGCGCACATCCTTCTGGGCTCGCACACACTGCTCGGCGCGGTTGGAGAGTCGCACCGCCAGCGGCGCAAG ATCCTGGCTCGAGCGTTCAGCCGTGCGGCACTGGAGCGCTACGTGCCTCGCCTGCAGGGGGCGCTGCGGCGGGAGGTGCGCTCCTGGTGCGCGGCTCACGGGCCGGTCGCTGTCTATGAGGCCGCGAAAGCGCTCACCTTCCGCATGGCCGCGCGCATCCTGCTGGGGCTACGGCTAGACGAGGCGCAGTGCTCTGAGCTGGCCCGGATCTTCGAGCAGTTCGTGGAGAACCTCTTCTCCCTGCCCCTCGATGTGCCTTTCAGCGGCCTGCGCAAG GGCATTCGGGCCCGGGACCAGCTGCATCGGCACCTGGAGGAGGCCATTGCGCAGAAGCTTCTTGAGGACAAGTCTGCTGTGGAGCCAGGCGATGCCCTCGATGGGATCATCCACAGCACTAGGGAACTGGGCCATGAGCTGTCAGTGCAGGAACTGAAG GAATCAGCTGTGGAGCTCCTCTTCGCCGCCTTCTTCACCACGGCCAGTGCCAGCACGTCCCTCGTCCTGCTACTCCTGCAGCACCCCGCAGCCATCGCCAAGATCCAGCAGGAGCTGGCGGCGCAGGGGCTGGGGCGCGCCTGCGGCTGCGCGCCGGCGGCCTCGGGGGGCGGCGCTGGGCCCCCGCCCGACTGCGGTTGCGAGCCCGACCTCAGCCTGGCGGCGCTGGGCCACCTGCGCTACGTAGGCTGCGTGGTCAAGGAGGTGCTGCGCCTCCTGCCGCCGGTGTCCGGGGGCTATCGGACAGCCCTGCGCACCTTCGAGCTCGAC GGCTACCAGATCCCCAAGGGGTGGAACGTGATGTACAGCATCCGAGACACGCACGAGACGGCCGCAGTGTACCGCAGCCCGCCGGAGGGCTTCGACCCCGAGCGCTTCGGCACTGCGGGCGACGATGCGCGGGGCGCCGCCGGCCGCTTTCATTATATCCCGTTCGGCGGCGGTGCGCGCAGCTGTCTCGGCCAGGAGCTGGCGCAGACCGTGCTCCAGCTGCTCGCTGTGGAGCTGGTGCGCACGGCGCGCTGGGAACTGGCCACGCCTGCCTTCCCCGCCATGCAGACCGTGCCCATCGTGCACCCGGTGGACGGGCTGCGGCTCTTTTTCCACCCTCTTGCGTCTCCGGCGGCGCAGGATGGGCAACGCCTCTGA